CTATAGCAGTGCGAATTAGGTTACACTTATAAAGTCTCAATGAgaattccagttgacattaagagaaaaaaaaatggagctggccaggccacgTAATGTGGAgtatcagagttacagaatgggttccaagggaagtcgaggacggcagaaaactaggtgggggtgatgaaatttggaaattcgcaggcgcaagttggaatcagttaacAACTTATTAacttatagggttttacgtgccaaaaccagttctgattatgaggcacgccgtagtgggggactccggaaatttggaccacctggggttctttaacgtgcacctaaatctaagtacacgggtgttttcgcatttcgcccccatcgaaatgcggccgccatggccgggattcgatcccgcgacctcgtgctcagcagcccaacaccatagccactgagcaaccacggtgggtaagttggaatcagctagcgcaatacaggggtaattggagatcgcagggagaggccttcgtcctgcagtgaacataaatataggctgatgatgatgatgacaaagtGTCCGAGAGAGCTTCGCTTTGAAAAGAAGGGGAAATTGAGAACAGATTTTAAGAGGTCAGTCACGCCAACAGTCCCAGGGTTTTAAAAAATGCTAGGCGTGGGCAAATATTGGACATTTCGATTGCGAATCGAGTAGTATTTGCTATTTGATTCGATAATTTATTGTTCGAATTAGGGATAAAAGGACTCATTGCAGTCTTGGGGGTTgaaaaaatttcaccgacgattacgatactccctaatgcggaatttgagcgcagctgtatacgtgttttcattttgtgatatattgaggcatcgcaccgatcaccgcaccgaTTGGCAGAGCCGCGACGCACGGCGCCGTATACTATATGGACCGGCcatacagttgccgcttcccggcagctgcagcttatgtaaccataatctttaccgggaaacgcttgcggtgaacattatatatatatatatgcgggaaggcgagctttctggttcttctttttctttcccccgctcggccggcgccgccgctgtaGCGGATGCGTACACGGCGCGctcctctggcgccatctcgtagcggtcgtggcccgcgtcttgcgcggcactacgcttttcttcccACGCTccactccgcgttcgcttttatctttcgccgtgctcgttcgctcgattaCGCTGAAGGACAACGCCGACGCTTGCCGCAGCAACGGACGCTTAAGAACTGCGCTCTGAAACACCGATGCACGCGGGCATTGTTCTAAATGATTCCACTGCAGGACAGCTGCCGGATGCTGCACAAAGGCATCAGTTACTCAGCGAGCGCAATTGGAGCAGTCAACTTCTGTATAAGATCGCTTCCCGTCATTTAGTAAGAATGCTTCACCTTTGGGTAGCCTATGGATTTGTTGTCTCGATTTAGGGAAatcattttttttatattctttaCTAGGAAAATATTGCCTCCTTGAAGCCGACATGCAGTGCTGCATCGCAGTTGCCTCCTTCAACGACACTCGACGAGCACAACACTCACTTCGACGAAGTAACACATTCATATATTTTTGTGCATGTGGTGACGTGCTGTTCTCTTGTTTCATTATTGTCATTGTCATAGCGCTTCACATAACTGAAGTTAATAATTTACAAGTTCCTCTCTTGAGCGTACATCCAGTTGTGGTCGGCATGAATGCATGAAACAATGTTAACATGCCATTTTTATCACGCAGACTCCACGCTAACGAGCTGTATTTCACTTTGTTTATAAATCGAAAAATACTCCGTATTCGACTCGATATTCGTATGTCGCTTTCCTCCGATATTCGTATAGGATTTGATTCAGAAGTTTGATTATTCTAAAACTCCATGAAACACTCGATCTGCTGCGGCCAGCAGCAGTTACTTAAGCCGTGCACTTTGTTTGCTTCGATCGAAACTTGGGCCGGCACGTAGGTTTGAGAATAACGCAGCGCGTGTTGTATTTAGGTACTTTATTAGCACTCGGGGCAGAATGGCGAAATGACTTGCCCGATCTTTTGCAAAACTGTCGGATGTTACGTGAAATCGTGTATACGACGAATAAGACATTCATGAAGTCAAGGGTTTGTCGAAACCTCGTCCAGTCGGAATTGATCATAGACAAAGGTGAAAATGGATGCCAATAAAAGCAACAAAAAGTACAAGACGTTTCATTTGATTGTGGACAAGGCTCCCAAGTGGTAGACTAAATGTctcgtatttttgttgttgtttgtggTCGGCGTAAACTGACAATGACACATTCACCTTTGACCACTAACACATTCAGTTCACTTGCGCAGTTCCCGGGGAACGCTGAAATGGAAATTCTGATCAATGCTAGCTGTAAGAGCACGCTGAAGGTCAGGGTCCCTCCTATGTGCAAATATTGCGAGCGCCATAGGAGACGACTGTAATGCCTCCTCGAGAAAATAAGATTTGTGTGATGAAATCTGCGATGAGCCATTCAGAATGGCTTCTCTTGGAAATAGCAGCCCATCTTATGATGTCATCTGTGTCGACACAATGACGAAAGTCATATTTCATTACGATTCTTTTCTTTcgtcgctttcttttttcatcaTCCGCTGTGTATAGCCGATCTCGGCGGCTAGGCAGCGTGCAAGCCAATGACGGAGGGCCATAAGAATGGAAAAAGGTATGAATGCTTACGTATTGTGACCATGCGTATCCATTGGAGATAAATCATACGCCGTTCCCGTGCACCTTGCACATGATCAGTGTTGGTCTCTACTCTCAAGCGGTGCTTCGACACAGCTATCACCTTCCGCACAAAAGGCGGCTCGATCTCAAGAGCAGAGGGGAGCCTCGCACTTTTGTGTTGTGCTTTCGCGGGCAGCACTGCTATGTAAGCACAATGCAAATCTTTGCAAGCCAATCTGCAGAGACATCTTCGTGAACCTCAAGATGTGTATGAACGCACAGGTGGCATCACCTGCTGCCCGCCTCTACATACGGGTCGCTGCGTCAGAGCGACTTCACTGGCTTTAGTGCGAGTTTATATTCCTTCTGTTGTCATATACTACACACGTGTCCCCATTACCTTACATCTTGTTTTGTTCTTtgtacacgtaaaaaaaaaaatcatccgtACACAACTTATGGTATATTTGCGCTCTTGTATCTTGCACGAAAGTTGCGTTTCGCGATCTTCATGATAATATATTGTTGTTATTTCGCTCATTAACAGACTTAGCATTCGTGTTTATCGATATCAATATAAATACGCTATTGTGTATTATTTCAGCCGCATACAATGGCTTTCTGACGAGGATAAAATAAAAAGTGCTACCTGAGCCAAGGTTCTTTGGAATCTCGAACTTCGCGCCTTTGCGGCGTTGCACCCTTTCACGGCAGATGGCGACGCTGGTCCGGTGAGCTTAAAGGTGAGCTTGGAGTCACGCGGGACGCGCACGGGGGGCGGGGGGGACCGCGCAGGTTTTCGCCGATTTCGCTCATAAACGGAAGGTGCAAAACACGCTGCGAGATAAAGTTTACTGCAATGTTGTTTATCTTTGCAAGCCAGTTTCACGATCACTAAGTCATAGCTGCACGGGCAGGAATTTATTTGAAGTCACTGGCCGAACTTTTATGAGCATGTATGCTGTACAAATAAACATGCGCCGCTCGACAGAGTCACTACACTTTACGCAAATTCAAATTGCACAACTACATGCTGCTTGTCACCGCGCTTGCTGCCAATCCTGCCGATGTGCCAGTAACGCCGCTGAGCACAGCAACGGCTCAGGTGAGTTGGCAGCGAGGTTACGTCGCCGTCTTCTGAGCTACAAGTCGGAAGTTCGAATCCAGCCGGAAATAGTCATACATCTTCCCCTAAGCTCACATTTGACCTCGGACTGTTTATTATAAAGTTCGAGCGTCCTTATGAAGGGGGAAACATAAAAGTCCTTTGAAAACGTAAGCTGAGCCAAAAATGCTCTTCGTTACACCTGTCGAAGGACACAATGTTTTGCTCTCAGTCCCTGTAGTGGCAGTTTTGGGGCGTTCACTTGGCACCGACCTGTTGTTAGGTAAATAAGTAACAATAAACCACGAGTAGAGTTCACGAAACACGCTGAAATTGCGATAATTCGAGCGTGGTGCACTTGACAACACAAGTAGCCTTCTCGCTGAAGCTGAAGCTCCTCCATGCGCATTTGAGTAAAAGCGGCGGTTCCGCGTGGATGGGGAGGGGCTTTAGCTGAAACAAGCGCAGCACAGGTATAAATCGAAAAGCTGGAGGGTGCTGCCAAAGACTACCTTAGTGCACATCAGTGGCGAGTGCCAGCCGAACTtacgcgcgtgtgtgcgcgcgcgccttCTGTGGTGTAATACATTGTAACTCGAACGAACCGTCGTAAAGGCGCTTTAATAAACGGTAACAATATAAAACGTCAAAAGTGAGAGTCCCCGTTGTTTACTAAAGTAATAATCATGTTTGTATCACCAGCATGCATCTCCACCAGGCCTTGTGGGTAgctaataaatgaaaaaaaatcgcAATGGAAGTCTCAAACACCACGCTGAGAGACATCGTTCTATGGTAACGGCTGGCACCAGCAAAGGGGGGCGGCTCTTGAATCAACGTAAACAAAACTGTTAGGCCACTCCAATTAGTTGTACTTGTCTCATCACAACTTGCAGCAGGTTGTCGATGTACGCGGCATTATTCAGGTCACGGCGAAAGCCGGGCTCCAGGTTAAGCTCGTAGCCAGGACCGTACATCATAAGGAAGTGGTGTTCAGGAATGTCTTCCTCCAGCTCCTGGCCCAATAGAGCCGCGGTAACTGCGGTCCAGCAGCGTGCAGCGTTGGCAGCCGCGTAGCCGCCTCCACCGagaagcagcagcggcagcgcccAGCTGTGCACTAGACGAACGCACTGCACGAATGCGTCTGGAGTCAGATTCCAAGCTCCGAGCGGATCACCGGACAATCCGTCCGCTCCACACTGACAAACAACAGCGTCAGGCTTGTACCGCTCTCTGACCTCGCCGATCACAGTTGTTACCACGCGCACAAAAGTAGAATCGCTAGCACCGCTCCGAAGCGGCAAGTTTATCGAGTACCCCCGACCCAAGCCAAACCCAATGTCATTCACTGCCCCCGTACCAGGGTAGAAACCGGGCTCGTACTGATGAACCGACACAGTCATGACTTTGTCAGTGCCTGCGAAAGCTTCCTGAACTCCATCGCCGTGATGAACGTCTAGGTCGATGTACAAAACTCGTTCGAACTTACGACGCAGTTCCAATATCCCAAGGACGACGTCATTAACGTAGCAGAAGCCAGCTGCTTCGTTTCTATGTGCGTGGTGCCAACCGCCCTCCCAATGTACAGCAACATCGCAAGTTTTTTCAGTGATGGCTCTAGCAGCTGCTAAGGTGCCACCTGCAATGTACTTCACTAGAGTTAGGAGTCGTTGTGTCGGGGCACAGTCATCGACAAGGCTGTAGTCACGGGCACGACTTACGATATCTTCTCTGTCAAGGTCTTTTGCCGCTTCGCAACACTCTAGAAAGTCGACGTAGTCAGCAGAATGGAACAGGCAAAGATCATCGCGACTGGCCACCAGCGGATCAATAACGAGCAAAGACTTCAGCAGATTGTAGCACTTGAGAAGTCCGTGGACAAGAAGACAGCGTCTACGAACGCGCGGTAACCTTTCGCACTCAAATAGATGAGCTGGACTGTGGACGTAGCCGACGCGAGTGTTTTTTGCAGTCGCCGACACACACGTTTCAGGGGCCGTGTTATGGAGAGCAGTAACAGCAGAGCCTAACTCAGGCGATTCGTCGCTCGGGATGATCATTACACTTGCTCGATCATTGTCGTCATCGTTGCAAAACAAAGTGGAATACAGGCTTTCATACATCCTGAAAGTTGAAATCACTGAACAATTGCAGGCATGTCCCTAGCAGTCAACCTTGCACACAGCCAACAAAGCGCGCTCAAATTTTAAAAAGGATTGGATTGACTTGTATCAGcttcataatttttttctgaaagtttcagtttcggtttcttTTCTTTGCCTCTTCGAAGTAGCACGCACGTAGCCGCATCACTGTAGCCGCATGCAATTAACGGCTCCCTCAGAGTAATGGAAATCAATTACACTTATCATAGAAATTAGTGAAAAATAAATGTATCAATGGCTCTGCGTTGGCGCCATGAGTTCTTTGCGATAGTAAAACCAGTCAGAAAGTGACAGGcaagcattattattattatttttttttaatgttgaaaACTACATGGCACTGCCACAAAGTTCGGAGTGTGCGTTAGGTTTTGCATGACTTTCGAACTCGTGGCTTTCCATTGCTGCATGCTCTGTAATGTCGAAAGCCGTGCTTTTCACACACTGCGATGTCGCTGCTTGTCCTCAAACAATCGGAAGCGCTTGCGCACGAGCTAGCACAAGCTTAAATGCATAGGAAAAGCCCGAGTGTTCGTTCCACTGAATTGATTGTtttattgattgactgattgattgattttagtTTGGTTTTACGTTCCAAAGCGGCGGGCCACTGAGTTGTGGATATATAGTCAAGAGCCAACCACAAAGCACCGGTTGGTATCAGGTATAACTCTCCAATCTATTAACACAAGACAGCAGGCGCCTAAAAGCCATTGTGACGGAATGTCACGTGTGGTCGTGCCATCAGCCTCATTATTCATTGAAATTCTATAAATTCTGAGATAAATTCACGtgaaaaagtgttttttttttcacctttttccttctttttttttttttttttttcctatttcgAATTCTTCGAGGGCTCTTCCTGGTGCTGGTAGTCACAGTCGTGAATGAAAAGTAATgacctccctcccttccccctctCCAGGTTTTTTTTACCAAGCCTGTCCACCCCCACCCTGCTTATCAGAACAAAAgctaaaattatttttttttatgaaacaTACAGATACACTAGGTGACAGCCCGAACGCGTCATAAACCACACTGAATGCTGCTATAGCCGCcggggtggttcagtcagctaaggcgttgcgttgctgagcacgatgtcgcgggctcgaatcccggccccggcggccgcatttcgatggaggcgaaatgcaaaaacgccagtgcgcttgcgttgtagtgcacgttaaagaaccccaggtggtcaaaattatccggagccctccactacagcgtgccccataatcagagctggttttggcacgtaaaaccccagaaagaagaagaagaatgctgCTATTGAAGATGTttgagatagaaaaaaaaatagaaaggccAACGTAATTTTGTATGCCAATTTTACGTTGAAATTATCTTCACGACCAAGAGCGACAGTTATGCGAGAATGTAATCACGGACAATCAGTTGGGAAAAATTAATGCCGTCAATAAACAAAGACAGCGGCTTGGCGATAGCGAACTGCGGGAGAATTAAATGAGGTAGCTGCCCTGTGCAGATCTTCATTGCTAGGAAATTCTTAGAAATATAATTCTGGCATTTAATTCTGCTCTGGCACGTGAAACCacgtcaatcaatcaataaactgAAGCCACCCGTGCAGAGGGATTAAGCAACCAATTAAATTGGAGTCAATAACCAAATATTGttgctgggctggttggtgcaatATAGGGAGGAACGGAAtgtttacggaattttttttttaaatagcctgttgcagataacataatgcTAGTCCTTGAACTGagttattcagagaggcggacattacttgcacgagaaatcgaaagacatattcaactaatttttAAAAATAACTATTCAagttcttaattaattactttatggcacatactgCAATTAACTAAATGTAGCCAGTCAATTTGCAAGGCGTacccacttggaataaatttccagaatatacagcagtttggagatatgcgccatcaaccTAACCGTAAAACTTCGcttttgttccacttactttttatcAACACGCTGGGTgttcgagttacttttgtgcttcaatgcataaaagttctttaatgcattgaagcacaaaagtaactcgaacacccatgcatttcgtcccacactttggaaaataatatctcgaaaccggtgtcgtCCTGGatgttcatttcaagtggatacgtattgcaagctcaccggctacaattcgcaaattgcaatgtgagccgtaaagtaattaattaagaagttaattagcgatgttttgtaattagttgaatatatgttttgatttatcgtgctaataatatccgcctcttcgaataattcaTTTCAAGGAGAAGAATTTAAcgatctgccacaggcgagtttTAAAAGTTTCGTAAAATTCAAAAATGATTACCCCGTATGACTAAAGCGGTCCGTTGACAAGAACAAAGAATGAAGGTGACACGACATTATGGGCCGACTTTCAAGTGGCTTTCGCGGCACACAGAGTAAACGTTCAACGAAGAAATTCATGGACCAAATGAAGCCTTCGAAATGCTTGTTTTATAAAATGTACTGTAAACATGTAAACGCTGCCCTGCGCGCCCAAGTAAAATGTTCTCGATGTTAGTAATGAACGTACGCTTGCTTTAAAAAGAAGCGGGGTTTACAGGTCAGTGATGCTGGGGTCAAAAGTTGTGTGATCCCTTAAAACATTAAACGTCACAATAACTAAATACGTTCATGAAAAGAGTTGACGCAGAGAAAATACAAAGTGTGGTTGCACTCCGCTTTCGTCTT
The DNA window shown above is from Dermacentor silvarum isolate Dsil-2018 chromosome 1, BIME_Dsil_1.4, whole genome shotgun sequence and carries:
- the LOC119436699 gene encoding histone deacetylase 8-like, producing the protein MYESLYSTLFCNDDDNDRASVMIIPSDESPELGSAVTALHNTAPETCVSATAKNTRVGYVHSPAHLFECERLPRVRRRCLLVHGLLKCYNLLKSLLVIDPLVASRDDLCLFHSADYVDFLECCEAAKDLDREDIVSRARDYSLVDDCAPTQRLLTLVKYIAGGTLAAARAITEKTCDVAVHWEGGWHHAHRNEAAGFCYVNDVVLGILELRRKFERVLYIDLDVHHGDGVQEAFAGTDKVMTVSVHQYEPGFYPGTGAVNDIGFGLGRGYSINLPLRSGASDSTFVRVVTTVIGEVRERYKPDAVVCQCGADGLSGDPLGAWNLTPDAFVQCVRLVHSWALPLLLLGGGGYAAANAARCWTAVTAALLGQELEEDIPEHHFLMMYGPGYELNLEPGFRRDLNNAAYIDNLLQVVMRQVQLIGVA